From the Musa acuminata AAA Group cultivar baxijiao chromosome BXJ3-7, Cavendish_Baxijiao_AAA, whole genome shotgun sequence genome, one window contains:
- the LOC135642719 gene encoding protein IQ-DOMAIN 32-like gives MGKPSSSCFKIIGCGGGDAIDDDDDLGPEEAKASSDKHRWSFYKRSSKHRVLSNTVISEPVSICSSKQSQEVTITNFHSPKYAYPEKVQIQQRPIETSPLPSEIVSTEAPPSSSNRSTDTVGPAIKESDAVIVQSAIRGYLARKKLLKLKSVVKLQAAVRGHLVRRQAIETFRCIQAIIRMQALVRAHHARQLVEKSSPEDKNFQGNGDYFEKSKTSIEKLLSNKLARQLLETTPRSKTIYIKCEPLKSDSAWKWLERWMAVTSPGLSQQHEENLNQESCALDGNAKMADDDSATEITHSDSSALSDSKLAPTELVMTADGKNSLTTESIGSFGFQNPGIAPDKSSKSLGESDFENKELKNEVLNITVQDCTETEMANEESLDSISDNKQLQPKMSSEILVDSVPDKLECKVNSNHTNESASSETLENEGKKSVIGPRKPCNPAFAAAQSKFEELSSVSTVGRSVSPVYQTAVSKSETESNNIRVDSFTNNNEAISAEKSMWQDSRVEAEISEFGTEISVSSMLDSLDRSEMESGEVVEIGALEKHNNSFSADAENPIDISDFCGNENDSRLTSDITVPRRPHGGDQTMANMNASTGLVQVDQHPAESTTSDVQSHLEGMTEQARSPEGTPRGHVTMPDLHGTPSSDVSVNAKKSKKDNNLPTHRQRSNLVGKRLPCNPNNDSGGRSSSENSTKDSKVPKRRNSLGMAKTEHVDQEPRLSSSNSLPGYMQATASARAKAHVSTPPKSSPDVHDNQPKKRHSLPIENGKQSSSPRMQRSASQAQKTGNSNGVHSPHNSAERRWQR, from the exons aTGGGGAAACCCTCGAGCTCATGCTTCAAGATCATCGGCTGCGGCGGCGGGGATGccatcgacgacgacgacgatctcGGACCGGAAGAG GCCAAAGCTTCATCGGATAAGCACAGGTGGAGTTTCTATAAGAGATCATCTAAGCATCGAGTGCTAAGCAACACTGTGATCTCAGAACCTGTATCCATTTGCTCTAGCAAGCAAAGTCAAGAAGTCACGATTACTAATTTCCATTCACCGAAATATGCTTATCCGGAGAAAGTCCAAATACAACAAAGGCCAATTGAAACCTCTCCATTACCATCGGAGATAGTAAGTACCGAAGCTCCTCCATCGAGTTCTAACAGAAGTACAGATACAGTTGGTCCTGCCATCAAAGAATCTGATGCTGTAATTGTTCAGTCTGCTATAAGGGGATATTTG GCCAGGAAAAAGCTCCTTAAACTTAAGAGCGTTGTCAAGTTACAAGCTGCTGTACGTGGACATCTGGTGAGAAGGCAGGCCATTGAAACTTTCCGGTGTATTCAAGCCATCATAAGAATGCAAGCACTTGTAAGGGCTCATCATGCTCGTCAATTAGTTGAAAAATCTTCTCCAGAAGATAAGAACTTCCAG GGAAACGGAGACTATTTTGAGAAATCAAAAACATCAATCGAGAAATTACTCTCCAATAAACTTGCTCGTCAG CTTCTGGAGACTACACCGAGgtcaaaaactatatatataaaaTGTGAACCGTTGAAGTCTGATTCAGCATGGAAGTGGTTGGAGAGATGGATGGCTGTAACGTCACCAGGGCTAAGCCAGCAACATGAGGAAAATCTCAACCAAGAAAGTTGTGCTCTAGATGGGAATGCTAAAATGGCAGATGATGACTCGGCAACAGAGATCACACATTCAGATTCCTCAGCATTATCTGATTCTAAGTTGGCTCCAACGGAATTAGTCATGACAGCTGATGGCAAAAATAGTTTAACTACAGAAAGTATTGGTAGCTTTGGCTTTCAAAATCCAGGAATTGCTCCAGATAAGTCCTCCAAATCTTTAGGGGAGAGTGATTTTGAAAACAAAGAGCTCAAAAATGAGGTCTTGAACATCACAGTTCAAGATTGTACAGAAACTGAGATGGCTAATGAGGAAAGTTTGGATTCTATATCAGACAATAAACAATTGCAACCAAAGATGAGTTCAGAAATCTTAGTTGATTCTGTACCTGATAAGCTTGAATGTAAAGTCAACTCCAACCATACCAATGAAAGTGCGTCGTCTGAAACACTGGAGAATGAAGGAAAGAAATCTGTAATTGGTCCAAGAAAACCATGCAATCCagcatttgctgcagctcagtcaAAGTTTGAAGAGCTGAGTTCAGTGTCAACTGTTGGTCGGTCTGTTAGTCCTGTTTATCAAACTGCTGTGTCAAAATCAGAAACAGAGAGCAACAATATTCGAGTGGATTCTTTTACAAACAACAACGAAGCAATTTCAGCAGAGAAGTCAATGTGGCAGGATTCAAGGGTGGAAGCTGAGATTTCAGAGTTTGGCACTGAAATATCTGTCTCCTCCATGCTTGACTCACTGGACAGATCTGAAATGGAAAGTGGGGAAGTTGTTGAAATTGGAGCCCTGGAGAAACATAATAATTCATTCAGCGCTGATGCTGAGAATCCTATTGATATTTCTGATTTTTGTGGCAATGAGAATGACTCTCGCTTGACTTCAGATATAACGGTGCCACGAAGACCTCATGGAGGTGACCAGACTATGGCCAACATGAATGCTTCTACCGGCTTGGTGCAGGTTGATCAACATCCAGCCGAGTCTACTACTTCAGATGTGCAGTCTCATTTGGAAGGTATGACAGAGCAAGCTAGGTCGCCTGAAGGAACTCCTAGGGGTCATGTGACAATGCCTGATCTACATGGAACTCCATCTAGTGATGTCTCTGTAAATGCCAAAAAGAGTAAGAAGGATAATAACCTGCCTACTCATAGGCAAAGGTCTAATTTGGTAGGTAAAAGATTGCCGTGTAATCCAAACAATGATTCAGGTGGAAGAAGTAGCTCCGAGAACTCAACAAAGGATTCGAAAGTTCCAAAGAGACGTAACTCACTTGGGATGGCAAAAACTGAGCATGTCGATCAGGAACCCAGGCTCAGTAGCAGCAATTCTCTTCCAGGTTATATGCAAGCCACTGCATCTGCCAGAGCTAAAGCCCATGTTAGTACACCCCCAAAGTCCAGCCCTGATGTGCATGATAACCAGCCTAAGAAGAGACATTCTTTACCTATCGAAAATGGAAAGCAGAGTTCATCCCCACGCATGCAAAGATCAGCATCGCAAGCCCAGAAGACTGGAAACAGCAATGGAGTTCATTCTCCTCATAACTCTGCTG AGAGAAGATGGCAAAGATGA